A window of the Streptomyces sp. NBC_01351 genome harbors these coding sequences:
- a CDS encoding DUF1684 domain-containing protein yields the protein MSDVANDPQAAWDAWHEHRVATVSAPYGPLALIGTHWLADYPEGRIPAVPGHWRAIDGGVALTAAPEDSLLLDGEPFTGDAVLAADEGPPSYSRLTAGELRLVVIRREGEWAVRVFDPDSEARRAFGGIEATPYDPAFALPGRFTPYGEQRTVQVDNADGQARGLGLGGELSFRFAGAEHTLQVAVDEDDGSLWAVFGDATGGRSSYRFRFLKPGVPGEAGSVTVDLNRALLPPCAFADHFICPFPPPGNTLPFEVAAGERRLKGALATGI from the coding sequence ATGAGCGATGTCGCAAATGATCCGCAGGCCGCCTGGGACGCCTGGCACGAGCATCGGGTGGCCACCGTGTCCGCCCCCTACGGTCCCCTCGCGCTGATCGGCACCCACTGGCTCGCCGACTACCCGGAAGGTCGAATTCCGGCCGTTCCGGGCCACTGGCGCGCCATCGACGGCGGGGTGGCGCTGACGGCCGCCCCCGAGGATTCCCTCCTCCTCGACGGCGAGCCCTTCACCGGTGACGCGGTACTCGCCGCCGACGAGGGCCCGCCCTCGTACTCCCGGCTCACCGCGGGGGAGCTCCGGCTCGTCGTCATCCGGCGCGAAGGGGAGTGGGCGGTACGCGTCTTCGACCCCGACTCGGAGGCCCGGCGCGCCTTCGGCGGCATCGAGGCCACCCCGTACGACCCCGCATTCGCGCTGCCGGGACGCTTCACGCCGTACGGGGAGCAGCGGACCGTCCAGGTGGACAACGCCGACGGGCAGGCGCGCGGGCTCGGCCTCGGCGGCGAACTGAGCTTCCGCTTCGCCGGCGCCGAGCACACCCTCCAGGTCGCGGTCGACGAGGACGACGGCAGCCTCTGGGCCGTCTTCGGCGATGCCACCGGCGGCCGCTCCAGCTACAGGTTCCGGTTCCTGAAGCCCGGAGTGCCGGGGGAGGCCGGCTCGGTCACCGTCGACCTCAACCGGGCCCTGCTGCCTCCCTGCGCCTTCGCGGACCACTTCATCTGTCCCTTCCCACCCCCCGGGAACACGCTGCCCTTCGAAGTGGCGGCCGGCGAGCGGCGGCTGAAAGGCGCCCTTGCGACAGGTATCTGA
- a CDS encoding S1 family peptidase has protein sequence MRIKRITRTRLLAVATGMAAMAALAAPTVASADDQAGGFSADRLASAGASVLRADVAGTAWHTDPATGTLVVTADSTVSAADLARIKREAGADAKALRIERTPGKLTKLASGGDAIYASSWRCSLGFNVRSGSNYYALTAGHCTDGAGTWWTNSARTTVLGSTTGSSFPNNDYGLIKYASNSPVPPGTVGSQDITSAINATVGLSVKRRGSTTGTHSGSVTGLNATVNYGGGDVVYGMIRTNVCAEPGDSGGPLYSGTRAVGLTSGGSGNCSSGGTTFFQPVVEALNAYGVSVY, from the coding sequence GTGAGGATCAAGCGCATCACCCGTACCAGGCTGCTCGCGGTGGCCACCGGCATGGCCGCCATGGCGGCGCTCGCAGCCCCCACCGTGGCGAGCGCCGACGACCAGGCCGGCGGATTCAGCGCCGACCGGCTCGCCTCGGCCGGCGCCTCCGTCCTGCGCGCCGACGTCGCGGGCACCGCCTGGCACACCGACCCCGCCACCGGAACCCTCGTGGTCACGGCCGACTCCACCGTCTCCGCCGCGGACCTCGCGAGAATCAAGCGCGAGGCGGGAGCGGACGCCAAGGCCCTGCGCATCGAGCGCACCCCCGGCAAGCTGACCAAGCTGGCCTCCGGCGGCGACGCCATCTACGCGTCGAGCTGGCGCTGCTCGCTCGGCTTCAACGTGCGCAGCGGCAGCAACTACTACGCCCTCACCGCCGGGCACTGCACCGACGGCGCCGGCACCTGGTGGACCAACTCGGCCCGCACCACCGTGCTCGGCTCCACCACCGGCTCCAGCTTCCCGAACAACGACTACGGCCTGATCAAGTACGCCAGCAACTCCCCGGTGCCGCCCGGCACCGTCGGCAGCCAGGACATCACCAGCGCGATCAACGCCACGGTCGGCCTGTCCGTGAAGCGGCGCGGCTCCACGACCGGCACCCACAGCGGTTCGGTGACCGGCCTCAACGCCACCGTCAACTACGGCGGCGGAGACGTCGTCTACGGCATGATCAGGACCAACGTCTGCGCCGAGCCCGGCGACAGCGGCGGCCCGCTCTACTCGGGCACCCGCGCGGTCGGCCTCACCTCGGGCGGCAGCGGCAACTGCTCCTCGGGCGGCACGACCTTCTTCCAGCCCGTGGTCGAGGCCCTCAACGCCTACGGGGTCAGCGTCTACTGA
- a CDS encoding DUF4231 domain-containing protein, producing the protein MTFRNGDLPALFHHTDQAAISRQRESTQATRTQLLLLVTAAAAAALPTGPKVGSLYVFGLLSVLAYAGVLGVGMRATGRRARPQWQLNRSAAEFIKSLAWRYAVHGAPFGSEVAGAEGAYRTRLEAGLAELKKMGWEDPRASGAVPEGGEITGAMFRLREQDYRVRRETYVRDRLIEQRNWYQRKTNVSRRATVLWSWTIVLLTCLALLFALFGAFGSGPGPKLTALLSAAAAAGIAWNEVRRHHPLIEAHTLIEQDLAAMMVVMQTTITESQWPSAVYETERYVSPQHTDWLARHSS; encoded by the coding sequence ATGACCTTTCGAAACGGGGACCTGCCGGCCCTCTTCCACCACACCGACCAGGCGGCGATCTCCCGGCAGCGGGAGTCCACCCAGGCGACGCGCACCCAGCTGCTGCTGCTCGTCACGGCCGCGGCGGCCGCCGCCCTGCCGACCGGCCCCAAGGTGGGCTCGCTGTACGTGTTCGGGCTGCTGAGCGTGCTCGCGTACGCCGGGGTGCTGGGCGTGGGCATGCGGGCGACCGGGCGCCGGGCGCGCCCGCAGTGGCAGCTCAACCGGAGCGCCGCCGAGTTCATCAAATCCCTGGCCTGGCGGTACGCCGTGCACGGGGCGCCGTTCGGCTCTGAGGTCGCGGGGGCGGAGGGCGCGTACCGGACGCGGCTGGAGGCGGGGCTGGCCGAGCTGAAGAAGATGGGCTGGGAGGACCCGCGGGCCTCCGGGGCGGTGCCGGAGGGCGGGGAGATCACCGGGGCGATGTTCCGGCTGCGCGAGCAGGACTACCGGGTGCGGCGGGAGACGTACGTCCGGGACCGGCTGATCGAGCAGCGCAACTGGTACCAGCGCAAGACGAACGTGTCCCGGCGGGCGACCGTCCTGTGGTCGTGGACGATCGTGCTGCTGACCTGCCTGGCCCTGCTGTTCGCCCTGTTCGGGGCGTTCGGCTCGGGTCCGGGGCCGAAGTTGACGGCGCTGCTCAGCGCTGCGGCGGCGGCCGGCATCGCCTGGAACGAGGTGCGCCGCCACCATCCGCTGATCGAGGCGCACACGCTGATCGAGCAGGACCTGGCGGCGATGATGGTGGTGATGCAGACGACCATCACCGAGTCGCAGTGGCCTTCGGCGGTGTACGAGACCGAGCGGTACGTCTCCCCGCAGCACACGGACTGGCTGGCCCGGCACAGCAGTTGA
- the fxsT gene encoding FxSxx-COOH system tetratricopeptide repeat protein: MTASRDSEDTRDGRIVTFYSYKGGTGRTMALANTAWILAANGKRVLAVDWDLEAPGLHRFFHPFLDPSTLGATTGVIDLISEYAWAATSPVQRADDWHKDYARIQPHAVSLTPETLGWEFPDGGTLDFVSAGRQNREYSATVSTFDWDNFYDRLGGGLFFDALREDMKRNYDYVLIDSRTGLSDIADICTVHLPDVLVDCFTLSDQSIDGAASVARQIDERFNDRGIKIYPVPMRIDEGEKEKADAGRALARIKFDRFPNGLVGDELTSYWGAVEIPYRPYYAYEETLATFGDEAGLTNSLLSAFERLTTVVTEGAITSMPVIGEEVRLRIRDAFTRRRPALPADLFLSYVAENRMWADWIESVLTRAGFRVVPRDVSAERTPGSDSGDTIGGAGISVDNAARTVVLLSSAYLKSARAVDVWERAAAEDPTGGRRHLVPLRVGDVRLATPYIDRNPVDLFRLDEVHATTALLRAVERPMALNDTVASASQPGPRFPGTVPKIWNAPPRNPGFTGRSMVLERMRDQLGGGISVVLPQPQTLFGLGGVGKTQVALEYVHRFMADYDLVWWISSEQTDDVVAALAELAVRLGAQTGEDMAAASQEAIDLLRRGVPSSRWLLVFDNADDPETLKRFFPPGGPGHVLVTSRNQSWSQYGDALPVDVFLREESIEHLQRRAPGLSKEDAEQVAIAVGDLPLAVEQAGAWIAETATPVAAYIEQLAQQAASVLALNQPPGYPEPVAATWNISIERLQSRSPAAVRLLQLCAFLAPEPISANLLYSKEMIDALKPYDSSLQEKLVLGRVIREIGRFALAKVDQVSNSIQVHRLVQAVIRSQMTEEEQREARHSVHRILAGARPDDDEPIDNPETWPRFNTIWSHLTPAEARFCKEPETRRLLIDRVRYLWKRGDFKAAYALGEELRESWKEMLGNDDLQYLYLRFHLSNILRSQGRFVEAKELDEVTLERQKAVLGHSHPHTYMTMSGLANTLGALGQYGEAMELATEAHEGFSQIFHEAHPRTLAAANNLALNLRLVGQYTRAREIDQEVHDLRTEVLGPEHPYTLSSAQNLARDLREVGRYEDSVQLLSRTYESYKRTLGRAFPGTLAAAKNLAVSLRRAGQLEDALLLTTATRARYRAKYTSVNPDLLSCELNLASDLFATGDPGGARDLAQEVVDEYMKVPGERHPYTLAAVNNLAVFHWGTGAAETAEKMLRQTIRLMRDVLGDNHPHTVFAHLNLANARADLGDPEGALELERLAVMRLREALGAHHPETLASASNMAVSLDSMGRKEEAARVRAEAVAELARLLGEDHGLTRYARDERRVHRDLEPLAV; this comes from the coding sequence ATGACAGCGAGTCGTGACAGCGAAGACACCCGTGACGGACGCATCGTCACCTTCTACTCGTACAAGGGCGGCACGGGCCGCACCATGGCGCTGGCCAACACCGCCTGGATCCTCGCGGCCAACGGCAAGCGGGTCCTCGCCGTGGACTGGGACCTGGAGGCCCCGGGCCTGCACCGCTTCTTCCACCCCTTCCTGGACCCCTCCACCCTGGGGGCCACCACCGGGGTCATCGATCTGATCAGCGAGTACGCGTGGGCCGCCACCAGTCCGGTGCAGCGCGCCGACGACTGGCACAAGGACTACGCGCGGATACAGCCGCACGCCGTGTCCCTCACCCCCGAGACCCTCGGCTGGGAGTTCCCGGACGGCGGCACCCTCGACTTCGTCTCGGCGGGCCGGCAGAACCGCGAGTACTCCGCGACCGTCTCGACCTTCGACTGGGACAACTTCTACGACCGGCTCGGCGGTGGCCTCTTCTTCGACGCCTTACGCGAGGACATGAAGAGGAACTACGACTACGTCCTGATCGACAGCCGGACCGGCCTGTCCGACATCGCGGACATCTGCACCGTCCACCTCCCGGACGTCCTGGTGGACTGCTTCACCCTCTCCGACCAGTCGATCGACGGCGCCGCCTCGGTGGCCCGCCAGATCGACGAGCGGTTCAACGACCGCGGCATCAAGATCTACCCGGTGCCGATGCGCATCGACGAGGGTGAGAAGGAGAAGGCGGACGCGGGCCGGGCGCTGGCCCGGATCAAGTTCGACCGCTTCCCCAACGGTCTCGTCGGCGACGAACTCACCTCCTACTGGGGCGCGGTGGAGATCCCCTACCGCCCGTACTACGCCTACGAGGAGACGCTGGCCACCTTCGGCGACGAGGCGGGCCTCACCAACTCCCTGCTCTCCGCCTTCGAACGGCTCACCACCGTGGTCACCGAGGGCGCCATCACCTCGATGCCGGTCATCGGCGAAGAGGTGCGCCTGCGCATCCGGGACGCCTTCACCCGGCGCCGCCCGGCGCTCCCCGCCGACCTGTTCCTGTCCTACGTGGCCGAGAACCGGATGTGGGCCGACTGGATCGAGTCGGTGCTCACCCGGGCCGGCTTCCGCGTCGTCCCCAGGGACGTGTCCGCCGAGCGGACGCCCGGATCGGACTCCGGGGACACCATCGGCGGGGCGGGCATAAGCGTGGACAACGCCGCCCGGACCGTGGTGCTGCTCTCCAGCGCGTACCTCAAGTCCGCCCGGGCCGTGGACGTGTGGGAGCGGGCCGCCGCCGAGGACCCGACCGGGGGCCGGCGCCATCTGGTGCCGCTGCGCGTGGGCGACGTACGCCTCGCCACGCCCTACATCGACCGCAATCCGGTCGACCTCTTCCGCCTGGACGAGGTGCACGCCACGACCGCCCTGCTGCGCGCGGTGGAGCGGCCGATGGCCCTGAACGACACCGTGGCCAGTGCCTCGCAGCCCGGCCCGCGTTTCCCGGGGACGGTCCCGAAGATCTGGAACGCACCGCCCCGCAACCCCGGTTTCACGGGCCGCTCCATGGTGCTGGAGCGGATGCGCGACCAGCTCGGCGGCGGCATCTCCGTGGTGCTGCCGCAGCCGCAGACCCTGTTCGGTCTCGGCGGCGTCGGCAAGACCCAGGTGGCGCTGGAATACGTCCACCGCTTCATGGCCGACTACGACCTGGTGTGGTGGATCTCCTCGGAGCAGACCGACGACGTGGTCGCGGCCCTCGCCGAGCTGGCCGTGCGCCTCGGCGCGCAGACCGGCGAGGACATGGCGGCAGCCTCGCAGGAGGCGATCGACCTGCTGCGGCGCGGGGTGCCGTCCTCGCGCTGGCTTCTGGTCTTCGACAACGCGGACGATCCCGAGACGCTGAAGCGGTTCTTCCCGCCGGGCGGGCCGGGCCACGTGCTGGTGACCTCGCGCAACCAGTCCTGGTCCCAGTACGGCGACGCGCTCCCGGTGGACGTGTTCCTGCGCGAGGAGTCCATCGAGCACCTCCAGCGCCGGGCTCCCGGGCTCAGCAAGGAGGACGCCGAGCAGGTGGCCATAGCGGTCGGCGACCTGCCGCTCGCCGTCGAGCAGGCGGGCGCCTGGATCGCGGAGACCGCGACCCCGGTGGCCGCGTACATCGAGCAGCTGGCCCAGCAGGCCGCGAGCGTCCTGGCCCTGAACCAGCCGCCGGGATATCCGGAGCCGGTGGCCGCCACCTGGAACATCTCCATCGAGCGGCTCCAGTCCCGCTCCCCCGCCGCGGTGCGGCTGCTCCAGCTCTGCGCCTTCCTGGCGCCGGAGCCGATCTCCGCGAACCTGCTCTACAGCAAGGAGATGATCGACGCGCTCAAGCCGTACGACTCCTCGCTGCAGGAGAAGCTGGTGCTGGGCCGGGTGATCCGGGAGATCGGCCGGTTCGCGCTGGCCAAGGTCGACCAGGTCAGCAACAGCATCCAGGTGCACCGCCTGGTCCAGGCGGTGATCCGGTCCCAGATGACGGAGGAGGAGCAGCGGGAGGCCCGGCACTCCGTCCACCGGATCCTGGCCGGCGCCCGTCCGGACGACGACGAGCCGATCGACAACCCGGAGACCTGGCCGCGGTTCAACACGATCTGGTCGCACCTGACCCCGGCCGAGGCCCGGTTCTGCAAGGAGCCGGAAACCCGCAGGCTGCTGATCGACCGGGTCCGCTACCTGTGGAAGCGCGGTGACTTCAAGGCGGCGTACGCGCTCGGCGAGGAGCTGCGGGAGTCCTGGAAGGAGATGCTGGGCAACGACGACCTCCAGTACCTGTACCTGCGCTTCCACCTGTCGAACATCCTGCGCTCGCAGGGGCGGTTCGTGGAGGCGAAGGAGCTGGACGAGGTCACGCTGGAGCGGCAGAAGGCCGTGCTCGGCCACTCGCACCCGCACACGTACATGACCATGAGCGGTCTCGCCAACACCCTGGGCGCGCTGGGCCAGTACGGCGAGGCGATGGAGCTGGCGACCGAGGCGCACGAGGGCTTCAGCCAGATCTTCCACGAGGCGCACCCGCGCACCCTGGCCGCCGCGAACAACCTGGCGCTGAACCTGCGGCTGGTCGGGCAATACACCAGAGCCCGCGAGATCGACCAGGAGGTGCACGACCTGCGCACGGAGGTGCTGGGGCCGGAGCACCCGTACACCCTGTCCTCCGCGCAGAACCTCGCCCGCGACCTGCGCGAGGTGGGCCGGTACGAGGACTCGGTGCAGCTGCTCAGCCGGACGTACGAGAGCTACAAGCGCACCCTGGGCCGGGCCTTCCCGGGCACCCTGGCGGCGGCGAAGAACCTGGCGGTGTCACTGCGCCGGGCCGGGCAGCTGGAGGACGCGCTCCTGCTGACCACGGCCACCCGGGCCCGCTACCGGGCCAAGTACACCTCGGTCAACCCGGACCTGCTGTCCTGCGAGCTGAACCTGGCCTCGGACCTGTTCGCGACCGGGGACCCGGGCGGGGCGCGGGACCTGGCGCAGGAGGTGGTGGACGAGTACATGAAGGTGCCGGGCGAGCGGCACCCGTACACCCTGGCGGCCGTGAACAACCTGGCGGTCTTCCACTGGGGCACGGGCGCGGCGGAGACGGCGGAGAAGATGCTGCGGCAGACGATCCGGCTGATGCGGGACGTGCTCGGCGACAACCACCCGCACACGGTCTTCGCCCACCTCAACCTGGCCAACGCCCGGGCCGACCTGGGCGATCCGGAGGGGGCCCTGGAGCTGGAGCGGCTCGCGGTGATGCGGCTGCGCGAGGCGCTCGGGGCGCACCATCCCGAGACCCTGGCGAGCGCCTCCAACATGGCGGTCAGCCTGGACTCGATGGGCCGCAAGGAGGAGGCGGCCCGCGTGCGGGCGGAGGCGGTCGCCGAGCTGGCACGGCTGCTCGGGGAGGACCACGGTCTGACCCGGTACGCCCGTGACGAGCGGCGGGTCCACCGCGACCTGGAGCCGCTCGCCGTGTGA
- a CDS encoding TIR-like protein FxsC has translation MPAKKGEPYFFLSYAHTPRFGAGGPDPDMWVERLFRDLCGHVMAMTDLPAGFPVGFMDRDIRSGEGWSERLAEALANCRVFVPLFSPRYFKSQMCGKEWYAFAHRAIQHGAVSPGGEPPEAIVPALWVPVPPSQLPGPAERLQYNHNTFGERYVIDGLYGLIKLRGYAEQYEKAVYELARRIVHVGKNVDLAPVRPVDYRVVPSAFGTAGSPAGSPSRTLHVTVAAASRHDLPEGRSPEYYGESALEWNPYHPIAQRPIAYVAEDLVKNLNYQTTVASFDDEAGHFDSKQPPTRPEILIVDRWAVEDEHRRRRLAAFDQEHRPWINVVVPWNRYDSQSRAKEAELTRRLEETLPVKMRQGRAACRAAANGVASMETLGQILPQVVEAAAQQFLRHAQVYLPAGNTQIERPRLLGPMGMGGPPAPPRVPFPTGAHTTDDEDGDTEGSSNDTDPGGRG, from the coding sequence GTGCCCGCAAAAAAAGGGGAGCCGTACTTTTTTCTCAGCTACGCGCATACACCGAGGTTCGGGGCGGGGGGACCCGACCCCGACATGTGGGTGGAGCGCCTCTTCCGCGATCTCTGCGGCCACGTCATGGCGATGACGGACCTGCCCGCCGGTTTCCCGGTCGGCTTCATGGACCGGGACATACGCAGCGGTGAGGGCTGGTCGGAACGGCTCGCCGAGGCGCTCGCGAACTGCCGCGTCTTCGTTCCCCTGTTCTCACCGCGGTACTTCAAGAGCCAGATGTGCGGGAAGGAGTGGTACGCCTTCGCCCACCGCGCCATCCAGCACGGGGCGGTCAGTCCGGGCGGCGAGCCGCCCGAGGCCATCGTGCCCGCCTTATGGGTGCCGGTGCCGCCGTCCCAACTGCCCGGGCCCGCCGAGCGGTTGCAGTACAACCACAACACCTTCGGCGAGCGCTACGTCATCGACGGGCTGTACGGGCTGATAAAGCTGCGCGGTTACGCCGAGCAGTACGAGAAGGCCGTGTACGAGCTCGCCCGGCGCATCGTCCACGTCGGCAAGAACGTCGACCTGGCCCCCGTCCGGCCGGTGGACTACCGGGTGGTCCCGAGCGCCTTCGGCACCGCGGGAAGCCCCGCCGGGAGCCCTTCCCGGACCCTCCACGTGACGGTGGCGGCCGCCTCCCGGCACGATCTGCCCGAGGGGCGCAGCCCCGAGTACTACGGGGAGAGCGCGCTGGAGTGGAACCCGTACCACCCGATCGCCCAGCGGCCCATCGCGTACGTCGCCGAGGACCTGGTCAAGAACCTCAACTACCAGACCACCGTGGCCTCCTTCGACGACGAGGCCGGGCACTTCGACAGCAAGCAGCCCCCGACCCGGCCGGAGATCCTGATCGTCGACCGGTGGGCGGTGGAGGACGAGCACCGGCGCCGGCGGCTGGCCGCCTTCGACCAGGAGCACCGGCCGTGGATCAACGTGGTCGTGCCGTGGAACCGCTACGACAGCCAGAGCCGCGCGAAGGAGGCCGAGTTGACCCGGCGGCTGGAGGAGACCCTGCCCGTCAAGATGAGACAGGGCCGGGCCGCCTGCCGGGCCGCCGCCAACGGCGTGGCCAGCATGGAGACCCTCGGCCAGATCCTCCCGCAGGTGGTCGAGGCGGCCGCCCAGCAGTTCCTGAGACACGCCCAGGTGTACCTGCCTGCCGGCAACACCCAGATCGAACGGCCGCGGCTGCTGGGGCCCATGGGAATGGGCGGGCCGCCCGCCCCACCGCGGGTTCCGTTCCCGACCGGGGCGCACACCACCGACGACGAAGACGGCGACACCGAGGGCAGCAGCAACGACACAGACCCGGGGGGACGCGGATGA
- a CDS encoding aminoglycoside N(3)-acetyltransferase: MTAAGQDAPAPAGAPRGVLALAVHLRLLGVRPGMRLLVHASLGGTGVGPEPLRDALLGVLGPRGTLMVPAFTPENSTTSSAHLARTSGMTGPAVRAFRERMPAFDPASTPSQGMGALAEAVRTAPGAARSAHPQTSFAAVGKDAQRLCSGHRLESHMGEESPLGKMCWEGAQVLMINVGFSVCSAFHLAEYRIPKPPLRMYECVVKVNLPGGGQGYPQDRQGYPQEGEWAAYEDVALDDSDFAEIGGAFPDSRVRRGRVGGASAMLFSLPDAVDHALEWMTENRR; the protein is encoded by the coding sequence GTGACGGCCGCCGGCCAGGACGCCCCTGCTCCCGCAGGCGCGCCGCGAGGCGTACTGGCCCTCGCGGTGCACCTGCGGCTGCTCGGGGTGCGGCCGGGGATGCGGCTGCTGGTGCACGCCTCGCTCGGCGGCACCGGGGTGGGCCCGGAGCCACTGCGGGACGCCCTGCTGGGCGTGCTCGGGCCGCGCGGGACCCTGATGGTCCCCGCGTTCACACCGGAGAACTCCACCACCTCCAGCGCCCACCTGGCGCGCACCTCCGGGATGACCGGGCCCGCGGTGCGGGCCTTCCGGGAGCGGATGCCCGCCTTCGACCCGGCGAGCACCCCCAGCCAGGGCATGGGCGCCCTCGCCGAGGCCGTCCGTACCGCACCCGGCGCAGCGCGCAGCGCCCATCCGCAGACCTCCTTCGCGGCCGTCGGCAAGGACGCGCAGCGGCTCTGTTCCGGTCACCGCCTGGAAAGCCACATGGGTGAGGAGTCCCCCCTGGGAAAGATGTGCTGGGAGGGAGCCCAGGTTCTCATGATCAATGTGGGATTTTCCGTCTGCTCCGCTTTCCATCTCGCGGAGTATCGAATTCCGAAGCCCCCCTTGCGCATGTACGAGTGTGTGGTGAAGGTGAACCTTCCAGGGGGCGGACAGGGGTACCCGCAAGACCGGCAGGGGTACCCGCAAGAGGGGGAGTGGGCCGCGTACGAGGACGTCGCGCTGGATGACAGCGATTTCGCCGAGATCGGCGGCGCCTTCCCGGATTCCCGGGTGCGCAGGGGACGGGTGGGAGGGGCCTCGGCCATGCTCTTCTCCCTTCCGGATGCCGTTGATCACGCGCTCGAGTGGATGACCGAAAACCGACGCTGA